One window of Candidatus Bathyarchaeota archaeon genomic DNA carries:
- a CDS encoding carboxypeptidase-like regulatory domain-containing protein → MLIAIFVASIVTSIPILNINVQAATTMKTYPIVDAIPNPVAVGQETLLKAGISEALPSASYGWTGITITVKKPDGTTTTLGPLTTDSTGSTYATYVPDQVGNYTVTTNFPNQTYPITYTPSGRTQPIQAGTIMLASSKSMTLEVVEELSIPFYPGHALPTEYWSRPIDPQLREWYSISGNWVERPFNSVVQFQDDAPETPHILWATPYEQGGISGGLYDGENNIIADMYGGDAYEGRFANAVVINGVLYYNTQPNGLYAQVSIPGIQAIDLHTGEKLWFLNNTFLSFGQTMFYPSYNVNGVWNYLWSVNGNNYTAYSTNDGSFQFMFYNVPTGTRIWGPNGEILIYQINYAAGWMALWNSTLAGLQNAVMGQPTYGSWSFGTLGMDANGRGSRDVGGPTNPTNAIGQQINSAFPVTRCLNGSLAKCYSWNVTIPKTLAANSLRAYEGDRIVGIAFNQTMVRVWALPLNGITATRNASISSGSISPIFDKTWTPPSEWLEGSNILYYTGASNYVKDPIYGNGVIAVWSKELTTHYGFSLVDGSYLWATEPEHYLDLYGAGAGEHTWYFAYGKLYSVGLAGILYAYNLQTGKTDWTYTLKDPYTEPVTGENWWGWISHIAAGKVYIGTLEHSANSPMPRGGPYACVNATDGSEIFRVNGMMRLTRWGGNPVMGDSIIAGYDTYDLQIYAMGKGPSKITVSAPNLGAAQGQSVLISGRVTDISPGTTDPRIAMRFPNGVAAVSDASQGQYMLYVYKQFECPTDATGVPVSLAVIDANGNYREIGTTTSDVTGFYSFSWMPDIPGKYTVIATFAGSKAYYGSYDQAAFVVDEAHATAPPQATPEPSAADLYFVPGIAGVIITIIAVGVAIILLQRKRP, encoded by the coding sequence TTGTTAATAGCAATATTTGTCGCTTCAATCGTAACCTCGATACCCATACTAAACATAAACGTCCAAGCAGCAACAACAATGAAAACCTACCCAATTGTCGACGCCATACCCAACCCAGTCGCAGTCGGCCAAGAAACCCTACTCAAAGCAGGCATCTCCGAAGCCCTCCCCTCCGCATCATACGGGTGGACAGGCATCACCATCACCGTTAAAAAACCAGACGGCACAACAACCACCCTGGGACCCCTAACCACTGACTCAACAGGTTCAACATACGCAACATACGTACCTGACCAAGTAGGCAACTACACCGTAACAACCAACTTCCCCAACCAAACCTACCCAATAACCTATACGCCCTCCGGAAGAACTCAACCCATCCAAGCAGGCACCATAATGCTAGCAAGCAGCAAATCCATGACCCTAGAAGTAGTCGAAGAACTCTCCATACCCTTCTATCCAGGACACGCGTTACCAACCGAATACTGGAGCCGACCCATCGACCCACAACTCAGAGAATGGTACAGCATCTCCGGCAACTGGGTAGAACGACCCTTCAACTCAGTGGTACAATTCCAAGACGATGCACCAGAAACGCCCCACATCCTTTGGGCTACCCCCTATGAACAAGGCGGCATATCAGGCGGCTTATACGACGGCGAAAACAACATAATCGCAGACATGTACGGCGGCGACGCATACGAAGGCAGATTCGCAAACGCAGTAGTCATCAACGGCGTACTATACTACAACACCCAACCAAACGGCTTATACGCGCAAGTAAGCATACCTGGAATTCAAGCAATCGACCTCCACACAGGCGAGAAACTTTGGTTCCTAAACAACACCTTCCTGTCATTTGGTCAAACGATGTTCTACCCAAGCTACAACGTAAACGGCGTCTGGAACTACCTCTGGTCAGTAAATGGCAACAACTACACCGCATACAGCACAAACGATGGCTCATTCCAGTTCATGTTCTACAACGTACCCACAGGCACAAGAATCTGGGGACCAAACGGTGAAATCCTCATCTACCAAATCAACTACGCCGCAGGCTGGATGGCACTTTGGAACTCAACCCTTGCAGGCCTACAAAACGCGGTCATGGGTCAACCCACCTATGGCAGCTGGTCTTTCGGTACCTTAGGCATGGATGCAAACGGTAGAGGCTCACGCGACGTCGGCGGTCCAACAAACCCAACTAACGCCATAGGTCAGCAGATAAACTCAGCTTTCCCAGTGACTAGATGCCTCAACGGTTCACTAGCCAAATGCTACTCATGGAACGTAACCATACCCAAAACCTTAGCCGCAAACTCTCTTAGGGCCTATGAAGGCGACAGAATCGTCGGTATTGCCTTCAACCAGACCATGGTGCGTGTCTGGGCTTTGCCACTCAATGGAATAACCGCAACAAGAAACGCATCCATAAGTTCAGGCTCAATATCGCCCATATTCGATAAGACCTGGACTCCGCCGTCTGAATGGCTCGAAGGATCAAACATACTATACTACACAGGCGCATCAAACTACGTTAAAGACCCCATCTACGGCAACGGTGTCATCGCAGTATGGTCAAAAGAATTAACAACCCACTACGGCTTCAGCCTCGTCGACGGATCTTACCTTTGGGCTACCGAACCTGAGCACTATCTTGACTTATACGGCGCAGGAGCAGGAGAACATACTTGGTACTTCGCTTACGGCAAACTCTACTCAGTTGGCCTCGCAGGCATACTCTACGCGTACAACCTCCAAACAGGTAAAACCGATTGGACATACACACTCAAAGACCCCTACACTGAGCCCGTTACTGGTGAGAACTGGTGGGGCTGGATTAGTCACATCGCTGCAGGCAAAGTCTACATCGGCACACTAGAACACTCAGCTAACAGTCCAATGCCCAGAGGCGGACCTTATGCTTGTGTTAACGCAACCGACGGTAGCGAAATCTTCCGTGTAAACGGTATGATGCGTTTGACTCGTTGGGGTGGTAACCCTGTTATGGGTGACAGCATCATCGCAGGCTACGATACATATGACCTACAAATCTACGCAATGGGTAAAGGCCCAAGCAAAATCACTGTCTCCGCTCCAAACCTCGGAGCCGCACAAGGACAAAGCGTACTCATCTCAGGCCGCGTAACCGACATATCACCGGGCACCACGGACCCACGCATTGCAATGCGGTTCCCCAATGGTGTTGCAGCTGTATCTGATGCAAGCCAAGGCCAATATATGCTCTACGTCTACAAGCAGTTTGAATGCCCAACCGACGCCACAGGTGTCCCAGTTTCCCTTGCAGTTATCGACGCTAACGGTAACTATCGTGAGATTGGCACTACTACAAGTGATGTTACTGGCTTCTACAGTTTCAGCTGGATGCCCGATATTCCAGGCAAGTACACTGTAATTGCAACCTTCGCTGGCTCTAAAGCATACTACGGCTCATACGACCAAGCAGCCTTCGTCGTAGACGAAGCACATGCAACTGCTCCTCCGCAGGCAACACCTGAACCCTCAGCAGCAGACCTCTACTTCGTACCTGGCATAGCAGGCGTAATCATAACCATCATCGCAGTCGGCGTAGCCATAATACTGCTACAAAGAAAACGCCCATAA
- a CDS encoding citrate synthase (catalyzes the formation of citrate from acetyl-CoA and oxaloacetate): MINNDERVVVRGLKDVAAAETKISYVDFNGYLYYVGYNIDDLVGRVIYAEIAYLLIHRRLPNKQELENFKNELISAMKLPDAVVESIKKTPKTCHPMDILRTEVSHLGEYDPEGSDFSPEANYRRATRLVAQVPVIVATIHRSRLNQPVPEPKQEFGFAQNFLYMFKGAVPEESETNVLHRYMTLHADHGFNASTFAARVTASTNSDMYSAVTSAIGALKGPLHGGASEKVMDMLDDINLEEEVEEYINGLLGDQKKVMGFGHRIYRAQDPRTKHLRGMVEDLCHRDRTLSLYNKCIKIEDIVFKRKKIYPNVDFYAAVTMDALGVPKEFFTPFFATARISGWVAHVIEQYEDAVLLRPESKYIGEFNRPFVPIENR; the protein is encoded by the coding sequence ATGATAAACAATGATGAGCGCGTAGTAGTTAGAGGTCTCAAAGATGTTGCCGCAGCCGAAACCAAAATCAGCTACGTAGACTTCAATGGGTACCTTTACTATGTAGGCTACAACATCGATGACCTAGTGGGACGAGTCATTTATGCAGAAATCGCATACCTGCTGATTCATAGGCGCCTTCCAAATAAGCAGGAACTAGAAAACTTCAAAAACGAATTAATCTCAGCCATGAAGTTACCCGATGCGGTGGTTGAAAGCATAAAAAAGACTCCGAAAACCTGTCATCCCATGGATATATTGCGCACCGAGGTTTCCCATTTAGGTGAATATGACCCAGAAGGTAGCGACTTCTCCCCTGAAGCTAACTACCGACGTGCAACACGGCTTGTTGCTCAGGTTCCTGTTATTGTGGCAACTATACATCGAAGTCGCCTAAACCAGCCTGTTCCTGAACCCAAGCAAGAGTTCGGGTTTGCCCAAAACTTCCTCTACATGTTCAAAGGCGCAGTTCCTGAAGAAAGCGAAACTAACGTGTTGCATCGATACATGACGCTTCATGCTGACCACGGCTTTAACGCTTCCACTTTTGCGGCTCGCGTAACCGCATCCACTAACTCAGACATGTACAGTGCAGTAACTTCTGCTATTGGTGCACTCAAAGGTCCCTTGCACGGTGGCGCAAGTGAGAAAGTTATGGATATGCTTGATGACATTAACCTAGAAGAAGAGGTGGAAGAATACATTAACGGGTTGTTGGGTGATCAGAAAAAAGTCATGGGTTTCGGTCACCGAATCTACCGGGCGCAGGATCCAAGGACCAAGCATCTTAGAGGTATGGTGGAGGATCTTTGCCACCGCGACAGAACCTTGAGTTTGTACAATAAATGCATAAAAATCGAAGACATAGTTTTTAAGCGCAAAAAAATCTACCCCAACGTCGATTTCTATGCTGCAGTCACCATGGACGCATTAGGCGTACCTAAAGAGTTCTTCACACCCTTCTTCGCCACAGCTAGGATATCTGGCTGGGTTGCGCATGTGATTGAGCAGTATGAAGATGCGGTTCTTCTACGTCCAGAATCAAAGTATATCGGCGAATTCAACAGGCCTTTTGTTCCAATCGAGAACCGATAA